One region of Drosophila teissieri strain GT53w chromosome 2L, Prin_Dtei_1.1, whole genome shotgun sequence genomic DNA includes:
- the LOC122626332 gene encoding neuronal acetylcholine receptor subunit alpha-7 isoform X6 → MDSPLPASLSLFVLLIFLAIIKESCQGPHEKRLLNHLLSTYNTLERPVANESEPLEVKFGLTLQQIIDVDEKNQLLITNLWLSLEWNDYNLRWNETEYGGVKDLRITPNKLWKPDVLMYNSADEGFDGTYHTNIVVKHNGSCLYVPPGIFKSTCKIDITWFPFDDQHCEMKFGSWTYDGNQLDLVLNSEDGGDLSDFITNGEWYLLAMPGKKNTIVYACCPEPYVDITFTIQIRRRTLYYFFNLIVPCVLISSMALLGFTLPPDSGEKLTLGVTILLSLTVFLNLVAESMPTTSDAVPLIGTYFNCIMFMVASSVVLTVVVLNYHHRTADIHEMPPWIKSVFLQWLPWILRMGRPGRKITRKTILLSNRMKELELKERSSKSLLANVLDIDDDFRHTISGSQTAIGSSASFGRPTTVEEHHTAIGCNHKDLHLILKELQFITARMRKADDEAELIGDWKFAAMVVDRFCLIVFTLFTIIATVTVLLSAPHIIVQ, encoded by the exons AAAGCTGTCAAGGACCCCATGAAAAGCGCCTGCTGAACCACCTGCTCTCCACCTACAACACACTGGAGCGACCCGTGGCCAACGAATCGGAGCCCCTGGAGGTCAAGTTTGGACTGACGCTGCAGCAGATCATCGACGTG GACGAGAAGAATCAGCTTCTCATAACGAATCTTTGGCTTTCGTTG GAGTGGAACGACTACAATCTGCGCTGGAATGAAACGGAATACGGCGGGGTCAAGGATCTGCGAATCACGCCCAACAAGCTGTGGAAACCCGACGTGCTCATGTACAACAG CGCGGATGAGGGATTCGATGGCACGTATCACACCAACATTGTGGTCAAACATAACGGCAGTTGTCTGTACGTGCCCCCTGGTATCTTCAAGAGCACATGCAAGATAGACATCACGTGGTTCCCATTTGATGACCAACATTGCGAAATGAAATTCGGTAGTTGGACTTACGATGGAAATCAG TTGGATTTGGTTTTGAATTCCGAAGATGGAGGGGATCTTTCCGATTTCATAACAAATGGCGAGTGGTACTTGCTTG CCATGCCGGGAAAGAAGAATACGATAGTCTACGCCTGCTGCCCAGAACCATATGTCGATATCACCTTTACTATACAAATACGTCGCCGtacattatattattttttcaatttaatcgTGCCATGTGTGCTAATCTCATCGATGGCCCTCCTGGGCTTCACATTGCCGCCGGATTCGGGCGAGAAACTGACGCTGG GCGTAACTATACTACTATCATTAACAGTATTTCTAAACCTTGTCGCCGAGTCCATGCCGACAACGTCGGACGCTGTTCCTCTTATAG GCACCTACTTCAATTGCATCATGTTCATGGTCGCATCGTCGGTGGTGCTGACAGTAGTGGTGCTCAACTACCACCATCGCACAGCGGACATTCACGAGATGCCACCGTGG ATCAAGTCCGTTTTCCTACAATGGCTGCCCTGGATCTTGCGAATGGGTCGTCCCGGCCGCAAGATCACACGCAAAACAATACTATTAAGCAATCGCAtgaaggagctggagctgaaggaGCGCTCCTCCAAGTCCCTGCTGGCCAATGTCCTCGACATCGACGACGACTTCCGGCACACAATATCCGGCTCCCAGACCGCCATCGGTTCATCGGC CAGCTTCGGTCGGCCCACAACGGTGGAGGAGCACCACACGGCCATCGGCTGCAATCACAAAGATCTTCACCTGATTCTCAAAGAATTGCAATTTATTACGGCGCGCATGCGCAAAGCCGACGACGAGGCGGAATTGATCGGCGATTGGAAGTTCGCGGCAATGGTTGTGGATAG attttgtttaattgttttcacGCTCTTCACGATTATTGCAACGGTCACCGTGCTGCTCTCGGCTCCGCACATAATCGTGCAATAA
- the LOC122626332 gene encoding acetylcholine receptor subunit alpha-type acr-16 isoform X2: protein MDSPLPASLSLFVLLIFLAIIKESCQGPHEKRLLNHLLSTYNTLERPVANESEPLEVKFGLTLQQIIDVDEKNQILTTNAWLNLDEKNQLLITNLWLSLEWNDYNLRWNETEYGGVKDLRITPNKLWKPDVLMYNSADEGFDGTYHTNIVVKHNGSCLYVPPGIFKSTCKIDITWFPFDDQHCEMKFGSWTYDGNQLDLVLNSEDGGDLSDFITNGEWYLLAMPGKKNTIVYACCPEPYVDITFTIQIRRRTLYYFFNLIVPCVLISSMALLGFTLPPDSGEKLTLGVTILLSLTVFLNLVAETLPQVSDAIPLLGTYFNCIMFMVASSVVLTVVVLNYHHRTADIHEMPPWIKSVFLQWLPWILRMGRPGRKITRKTILLSNRMKELELKERSSKSLLANVLDIDDDFRHTISGSQTAIGSSASFGRPTTVEEHHTAIGCNHKDLHLILKELQFITARMRKADDEAELIGDWKFAAMVVDRFCLIVFTLFTIIATVTVLLSAPHIIVQ, encoded by the exons AAAGCTGTCAAGGACCCCATGAAAAGCGCCTGCTGAACCACCTGCTCTCCACCTACAACACACTGGAGCGACCCGTGGCCAACGAATCGGAGCCCCTGGAGGTCAAGTTTGGACTGACGCTGCAGCAGATCATCGACGTG GATGAAAAGAATCAGATTCTGACCACAAATGCGTGGTTAAATTTG GACGAGAAGAATCAGCTTCTCATAACGAATCTTTGGCTTTCGTTG GAGTGGAACGACTACAATCTGCGCTGGAATGAAACGGAATACGGCGGGGTCAAGGATCTGCGAATCACGCCCAACAAGCTGTGGAAACCCGACGTGCTCATGTACAACAG CGCGGATGAGGGATTCGATGGCACGTATCACACCAACATTGTGGTCAAACATAACGGCAGTTGTCTGTACGTGCCCCCTGGTATCTTCAAGAGCACATGCAAGATAGACATCACGTGGTTCCCATTTGATGACCAACATTGCGAAATGAAATTCGGTAGTTGGACTTACGATGGAAATCAG TTGGATTTGGTTTTGAATTCCGAAGATGGAGGGGATCTTTCCGATTTCATAACAAATGGCGAGTGGTACTTGCTTG CCATGCCGGGAAAGAAGAATACGATAGTCTACGCCTGCTGCCCAGAACCATATGTCGATATCACCTTTACTATACAAATACGTCGCCGtacattatattattttttcaatttaatcgTGCCATGTGTGCTAATCTCATCGATGGCCCTCCTGGGCTTCACATTGCCGCCGGATTCGGGCGAGAAACTGACGCTGG GAGTTACAATTCTTCTATCGCTCACAGTGTTTCTCAACCTTGTAGCTGAGACATTGCCCCAAGTATCTGATGCAATCCCCTTGTTAG GCACCTACTTCAATTGCATCATGTTCATGGTCGCATCGTCGGTGGTGCTGACAGTAGTGGTGCTCAACTACCACCATCGCACAGCGGACATTCACGAGATGCCACCGTGG ATCAAGTCCGTTTTCCTACAATGGCTGCCCTGGATCTTGCGAATGGGTCGTCCCGGCCGCAAGATCACACGCAAAACAATACTATTAAGCAATCGCAtgaaggagctggagctgaaggaGCGCTCCTCCAAGTCCCTGCTGGCCAATGTCCTCGACATCGACGACGACTTCCGGCACACAATATCCGGCTCCCAGACCGCCATCGGTTCATCGGC CAGCTTCGGTCGGCCCACAACGGTGGAGGAGCACCACACGGCCATCGGCTGCAATCACAAAGATCTTCACCTGATTCTCAAAGAATTGCAATTTATTACGGCGCGCATGCGCAAAGCCGACGACGAGGCGGAATTGATCGGCGATTGGAAGTTCGCGGCAATGGTTGTGGATAG attttgtttaattgttttcacGCTCTTCACGATTATTGCAACGGTCACCGTGCTGCTCTCGGCTCCGCACATAATCGTGCAATAA
- the LOC122626332 gene encoding acetylcholine receptor subunit alpha-type acr-16 isoform X1 — protein sequence MDSPLPASLSLFVLLIFLAIIKESCQGPHEKRLLNHLLSTYNTLERPVANESEPLEVKFGLTLQQIIDVDEKNQILTTNAWLNLEWNDYNLRWNETEYGGVKDLRITPNKLWKPDVLMYNSADEGFDGTYHTNIVVKHNGSCLYVPPGIFKSTCKIDITWFPFDDQHCEMKFGSWTYDGNQLDLVLNSEDGGDLSDFITNGEWYLLAMPGKKNTIVYACCPEPYVDITFTIQIRRRTLYYFFNLIVPCVLISSMALLGFTLPPDSGEKLTLGVTILLSLTVFLNLVAESMPTTSDAVPLIGVTILLSLTVFLNLVAETLPQVSDAIPLLGTYFNCIMFMVASSVVLTVVVLNYHHRTADIHEMPPWIKSVFLQWLPWILRMGRPGRKITRKTILLSNRMKELELKERSSKSLLANVLDIDDDFRHTISGSQTAIGSSASFGRPTTVEEHHTAIGCNHKDLHLILKELQFITARMRKADDEAELIGDWKFAAMVVDRFCLIVFTLFTIIATVTVLLSAPHIIVQ from the exons AAAGCTGTCAAGGACCCCATGAAAAGCGCCTGCTGAACCACCTGCTCTCCACCTACAACACACTGGAGCGACCCGTGGCCAACGAATCGGAGCCCCTGGAGGTCAAGTTTGGACTGACGCTGCAGCAGATCATCGACGTG GATGAAAAGAATCAGATTCTGACCACAAATGCGTGGTTAAATTTG GAGTGGAACGACTACAATCTGCGCTGGAATGAAACGGAATACGGCGGGGTCAAGGATCTGCGAATCACGCCCAACAAGCTGTGGAAACCCGACGTGCTCATGTACAACAG CGCGGATGAGGGATTCGATGGCACGTATCACACCAACATTGTGGTCAAACATAACGGCAGTTGTCTGTACGTGCCCCCTGGTATCTTCAAGAGCACATGCAAGATAGACATCACGTGGTTCCCATTTGATGACCAACATTGCGAAATGAAATTCGGTAGTTGGACTTACGATGGAAATCAG TTGGATTTGGTTTTGAATTCCGAAGATGGAGGGGATCTTTCCGATTTCATAACAAATGGCGAGTGGTACTTGCTTG CCATGCCGGGAAAGAAGAATACGATAGTCTACGCCTGCTGCCCAGAACCATATGTCGATATCACCTTTACTATACAAATACGTCGCCGtacattatattattttttcaatttaatcgTGCCATGTGTGCTAATCTCATCGATGGCCCTCCTGGGCTTCACATTGCCGCCGGATTCGGGCGAGAAACTGACGCTGG GCGTAACTATACTACTATCATTAACAGTATTTCTAAACCTTGTCGCCGAGTCCATGCCGACAACGTCGGACGCTGTTCCTCTTATAG GAGTTACAATTCTTCTATCGCTCACAGTGTTTCTCAACCTTGTAGCTGAGACATTGCCCCAAGTATCTGATGCAATCCCCTTGTTAG GCACCTACTTCAATTGCATCATGTTCATGGTCGCATCGTCGGTGGTGCTGACAGTAGTGGTGCTCAACTACCACCATCGCACAGCGGACATTCACGAGATGCCACCGTGG ATCAAGTCCGTTTTCCTACAATGGCTGCCCTGGATCTTGCGAATGGGTCGTCCCGGCCGCAAGATCACACGCAAAACAATACTATTAAGCAATCGCAtgaaggagctggagctgaaggaGCGCTCCTCCAAGTCCCTGCTGGCCAATGTCCTCGACATCGACGACGACTTCCGGCACACAATATCCGGCTCCCAGACCGCCATCGGTTCATCGGC CAGCTTCGGTCGGCCCACAACGGTGGAGGAGCACCACACGGCCATCGGCTGCAATCACAAAGATCTTCACCTGATTCTCAAAGAATTGCAATTTATTACGGCGCGCATGCGCAAAGCCGACGACGAGGCGGAATTGATCGGCGATTGGAAGTTCGCGGCAATGGTTGTGGATAG attttgtttaattgttttcacGCTCTTCACGATTATTGCAACGGTCACCGTGCTGCTCTCGGCTCCGCACATAATCGTGCAATAA
- the LOC122626332 gene encoding acetylcholine receptor subunit alpha-type acr-16 isoform X3, translating into MDSPLPASLSLFVLLIFLAIIKESCQGPHEKRLLNHLLSTYNTLERPVANESEPLEVKFGLTLQQIIDVDEKNQILTTNAWLNLEWNDYNLRWNETEYGGVKDLRITPNKLWKPDVLMYNSADEGFDGTYHTNIVVKHNGSCLYVPPGIFKSTCKIDITWFPFDDQHCEMKFGSWTYDGNQLDLVLNSEDGGDLSDFITNGEWYLLAMPGKKNTIVYACCPEPYVDITFTIQIRRRTLYYFFNLIVPCVLISSMALLGFTLPPDSGEKLTLGVTILLSLTVFLNLVAESMPTTSDAVPLIGTYFNCIMFMVASSVVLTVVVLNYHHRTADIHEMPPWIKSVFLQWLPWILRMGRPGRKITRKTILLSNRMKELELKERSSKSLLANVLDIDDDFRHTISGSQTAIGSSASFGRPTTVEEHHTAIGCNHKDLHLILKELQFITARMRKADDEAELIGDWKFAAMVVDRFCLIVFTLFTIIATVTVLLSAPHIIVQ; encoded by the exons AAAGCTGTCAAGGACCCCATGAAAAGCGCCTGCTGAACCACCTGCTCTCCACCTACAACACACTGGAGCGACCCGTGGCCAACGAATCGGAGCCCCTGGAGGTCAAGTTTGGACTGACGCTGCAGCAGATCATCGACGTG GATGAAAAGAATCAGATTCTGACCACAAATGCGTGGTTAAATTTG GAGTGGAACGACTACAATCTGCGCTGGAATGAAACGGAATACGGCGGGGTCAAGGATCTGCGAATCACGCCCAACAAGCTGTGGAAACCCGACGTGCTCATGTACAACAG CGCGGATGAGGGATTCGATGGCACGTATCACACCAACATTGTGGTCAAACATAACGGCAGTTGTCTGTACGTGCCCCCTGGTATCTTCAAGAGCACATGCAAGATAGACATCACGTGGTTCCCATTTGATGACCAACATTGCGAAATGAAATTCGGTAGTTGGACTTACGATGGAAATCAG TTGGATTTGGTTTTGAATTCCGAAGATGGAGGGGATCTTTCCGATTTCATAACAAATGGCGAGTGGTACTTGCTTG CCATGCCGGGAAAGAAGAATACGATAGTCTACGCCTGCTGCCCAGAACCATATGTCGATATCACCTTTACTATACAAATACGTCGCCGtacattatattattttttcaatttaatcgTGCCATGTGTGCTAATCTCATCGATGGCCCTCCTGGGCTTCACATTGCCGCCGGATTCGGGCGAGAAACTGACGCTGG GCGTAACTATACTACTATCATTAACAGTATTTCTAAACCTTGTCGCCGAGTCCATGCCGACAACGTCGGACGCTGTTCCTCTTATAG GCACCTACTTCAATTGCATCATGTTCATGGTCGCATCGTCGGTGGTGCTGACAGTAGTGGTGCTCAACTACCACCATCGCACAGCGGACATTCACGAGATGCCACCGTGG ATCAAGTCCGTTTTCCTACAATGGCTGCCCTGGATCTTGCGAATGGGTCGTCCCGGCCGCAAGATCACACGCAAAACAATACTATTAAGCAATCGCAtgaaggagctggagctgaaggaGCGCTCCTCCAAGTCCCTGCTGGCCAATGTCCTCGACATCGACGACGACTTCCGGCACACAATATCCGGCTCCCAGACCGCCATCGGTTCATCGGC CAGCTTCGGTCGGCCCACAACGGTGGAGGAGCACCACACGGCCATCGGCTGCAATCACAAAGATCTTCACCTGATTCTCAAAGAATTGCAATTTATTACGGCGCGCATGCGCAAAGCCGACGACGAGGCGGAATTGATCGGCGATTGGAAGTTCGCGGCAATGGTTGTGGATAG attttgtttaattgttttcacGCTCTTCACGATTATTGCAACGGTCACCGTGCTGCTCTCGGCTCCGCACATAATCGTGCAATAA
- the LOC122626332 gene encoding acetylcholine receptor subunit alpha-type acr-16 isoform X4 produces MDSPLPASLSLFVLLIFLAIIKESCQGPHEKRLLNHLLSTYNTLERPVANESEPLEVKFGLTLQQIIDVDEKNQILTTNAWLNLEWNDYNLRWNETEYGGVKDLRITPNKLWKPDVLMYNSADEGFDGTYHTNIVVKHNGSCLYVPPGIFKSTCKIDITWFPFDDQHCEMKFGSWTYDGNQLDLVLNSEDGGDLSDFITNGEWYLLAMPGKKNTIVYACCPEPYVDITFTIQIRRRTLYYFFNLIVPCVLISSMALLGFTLPPDSGEKLTLGVTILLSLTVFLNLVAETLPQVSDAIPLLGTYFNCIMFMVASSVVLTVVVLNYHHRTADIHEMPPWIKSVFLQWLPWILRMGRPGRKITRKTILLSNRMKELELKERSSKSLLANVLDIDDDFRHTISGSQTAIGSSASFGRPTTVEEHHTAIGCNHKDLHLILKELQFITARMRKADDEAELIGDWKFAAMVVDRFCLIVFTLFTIIATVTVLLSAPHIIVQ; encoded by the exons AAAGCTGTCAAGGACCCCATGAAAAGCGCCTGCTGAACCACCTGCTCTCCACCTACAACACACTGGAGCGACCCGTGGCCAACGAATCGGAGCCCCTGGAGGTCAAGTTTGGACTGACGCTGCAGCAGATCATCGACGTG GATGAAAAGAATCAGATTCTGACCACAAATGCGTGGTTAAATTTG GAGTGGAACGACTACAATCTGCGCTGGAATGAAACGGAATACGGCGGGGTCAAGGATCTGCGAATCACGCCCAACAAGCTGTGGAAACCCGACGTGCTCATGTACAACAG CGCGGATGAGGGATTCGATGGCACGTATCACACCAACATTGTGGTCAAACATAACGGCAGTTGTCTGTACGTGCCCCCTGGTATCTTCAAGAGCACATGCAAGATAGACATCACGTGGTTCCCATTTGATGACCAACATTGCGAAATGAAATTCGGTAGTTGGACTTACGATGGAAATCAG TTGGATTTGGTTTTGAATTCCGAAGATGGAGGGGATCTTTCCGATTTCATAACAAATGGCGAGTGGTACTTGCTTG CCATGCCGGGAAAGAAGAATACGATAGTCTACGCCTGCTGCCCAGAACCATATGTCGATATCACCTTTACTATACAAATACGTCGCCGtacattatattattttttcaatttaatcgTGCCATGTGTGCTAATCTCATCGATGGCCCTCCTGGGCTTCACATTGCCGCCGGATTCGGGCGAGAAACTGACGCTGG GAGTTACAATTCTTCTATCGCTCACAGTGTTTCTCAACCTTGTAGCTGAGACATTGCCCCAAGTATCTGATGCAATCCCCTTGTTAG GCACCTACTTCAATTGCATCATGTTCATGGTCGCATCGTCGGTGGTGCTGACAGTAGTGGTGCTCAACTACCACCATCGCACAGCGGACATTCACGAGATGCCACCGTGG ATCAAGTCCGTTTTCCTACAATGGCTGCCCTGGATCTTGCGAATGGGTCGTCCCGGCCGCAAGATCACACGCAAAACAATACTATTAAGCAATCGCAtgaaggagctggagctgaaggaGCGCTCCTCCAAGTCCCTGCTGGCCAATGTCCTCGACATCGACGACGACTTCCGGCACACAATATCCGGCTCCCAGACCGCCATCGGTTCATCGGC CAGCTTCGGTCGGCCCACAACGGTGGAGGAGCACCACACGGCCATCGGCTGCAATCACAAAGATCTTCACCTGATTCTCAAAGAATTGCAATTTATTACGGCGCGCATGCGCAAAGCCGACGACGAGGCGGAATTGATCGGCGATTGGAAGTTCGCGGCAATGGTTGTGGATAG attttgtttaattgttttcacGCTCTTCACGATTATTGCAACGGTCACCGTGCTGCTCTCGGCTCCGCACATAATCGTGCAATAA
- the LOC122626332 gene encoding acetylcholine receptor subunit alpha-type acr-16 isoform X5 translates to MDSPLPASLSLFVLLIFLAIIKESCQGPHEKRLLNHLLSTYNTLERPVANESEPLEVKFGLTLQQIIDVDEKNQLLITNLWLSLEWNDYNLRWNETEYGGVKDLRITPNKLWKPDVLMYNSADEGFDGTYHTNIVVKHNGSCLYVPPGIFKSTCKIDITWFPFDDQHCEMKFGSWTYDGNQLDLVLNSEDGGDLSDFITNGEWYLLAMPGKKNTIVYACCPEPYVDITFTIQIRRRTLYYFFNLIVPCVLISSMALLGFTLPPDSGEKLTLGVTILLSLTVFLNLVAETLPQVSDAIPLLGTYFNCIMFMVASSVVLTVVVLNYHHRTADIHEMPPWIKSVFLQWLPWILRMGRPGRKITRKTILLSNRMKELELKERSSKSLLANVLDIDDDFRHTISGSQTAIGSSASFGRPTTVEEHHTAIGCNHKDLHLILKELQFITARMRKADDEAELIGDWKFAAMVVDRFCLIVFTLFTIIATVTVLLSAPHIIVQ, encoded by the exons AAAGCTGTCAAGGACCCCATGAAAAGCGCCTGCTGAACCACCTGCTCTCCACCTACAACACACTGGAGCGACCCGTGGCCAACGAATCGGAGCCCCTGGAGGTCAAGTTTGGACTGACGCTGCAGCAGATCATCGACGTG GACGAGAAGAATCAGCTTCTCATAACGAATCTTTGGCTTTCGTTG GAGTGGAACGACTACAATCTGCGCTGGAATGAAACGGAATACGGCGGGGTCAAGGATCTGCGAATCACGCCCAACAAGCTGTGGAAACCCGACGTGCTCATGTACAACAG CGCGGATGAGGGATTCGATGGCACGTATCACACCAACATTGTGGTCAAACATAACGGCAGTTGTCTGTACGTGCCCCCTGGTATCTTCAAGAGCACATGCAAGATAGACATCACGTGGTTCCCATTTGATGACCAACATTGCGAAATGAAATTCGGTAGTTGGACTTACGATGGAAATCAG TTGGATTTGGTTTTGAATTCCGAAGATGGAGGGGATCTTTCCGATTTCATAACAAATGGCGAGTGGTACTTGCTTG CCATGCCGGGAAAGAAGAATACGATAGTCTACGCCTGCTGCCCAGAACCATATGTCGATATCACCTTTACTATACAAATACGTCGCCGtacattatattattttttcaatttaatcgTGCCATGTGTGCTAATCTCATCGATGGCCCTCCTGGGCTTCACATTGCCGCCGGATTCGGGCGAGAAACTGACGCTGG GAGTTACAATTCTTCTATCGCTCACAGTGTTTCTCAACCTTGTAGCTGAGACATTGCCCCAAGTATCTGATGCAATCCCCTTGTTAG GCACCTACTTCAATTGCATCATGTTCATGGTCGCATCGTCGGTGGTGCTGACAGTAGTGGTGCTCAACTACCACCATCGCACAGCGGACATTCACGAGATGCCACCGTGG ATCAAGTCCGTTTTCCTACAATGGCTGCCCTGGATCTTGCGAATGGGTCGTCCCGGCCGCAAGATCACACGCAAAACAATACTATTAAGCAATCGCAtgaaggagctggagctgaaggaGCGCTCCTCCAAGTCCCTGCTGGCCAATGTCCTCGACATCGACGACGACTTCCGGCACACAATATCCGGCTCCCAGACCGCCATCGGTTCATCGGC CAGCTTCGGTCGGCCCACAACGGTGGAGGAGCACCACACGGCCATCGGCTGCAATCACAAAGATCTTCACCTGATTCTCAAAGAATTGCAATTTATTACGGCGCGCATGCGCAAAGCCGACGACGAGGCGGAATTGATCGGCGATTGGAAGTTCGCGGCAATGGTTGTGGATAG attttgtttaattgttttcacGCTCTTCACGATTATTGCAACGGTCACCGTGCTGCTCTCGGCTCCGCACATAATCGTGCAATAA
- the LOC122626353 gene encoding zinc finger protein 236, which yields MDLRKLCRICFVDSASVDIREHRSSGSSDQTVLQLIEAMFGRNIALNLTEELPMICDGCLGDCLQQYAFFRKLKFANQQLLQLYNEAEVEMCQVEMHPKEEQPENQADEQYEMLEEFVPLDYVVLEPDHPIETRDTRRRSDSGPKPSQRLANQDSLIVSEFLPATTAQPRLDLSDSQLRQLQSPAYEIRTVDYAAVELKHYNLDEYNEANRLLDIEPSGSQAIYKCQYCPLAYASPQYLKTHVRNSHVCKYCTTAFAKVRDLNEHIRHKHSHHQCVVCSNNFSTSSNLRAHLKKIHGVQLPAQVALLDYRPASQDRDNPRT from the exons ATGGACCTGCGTAAATTGTGTCGCATTTGCTTCGTGGACAGCGCTTCGGTGGATATACGGGAGCacaggagcagcggcagctcGGATCAAACAGTCCTGCAGCTGATAGAGGCCATGTTCGGCAGG AACATAGCGCTTAATCTTACTGAGGAGCTACCCATGATCTGTGATGGTTGCCTGGGGGACTGCCTGCAGCAGTACGCCTTCTTCAGGAAGCTGAAGTTCGCCaatcagcagctgctgcagctctaCAACGAGGCGGAGGTAGAAATGTGCCAGGTTGAGATGCACCCAAAAGAGGAACAGCCCGAAAACCAAGCTGATGAGCAATACGAGATGCTGGAGGAATTCGTACCACTGGATTATGTAGTTCTAGAACCCGACCATCCTATAGAAACAAGAGACACGAGGAGAAGGTCGGACAGCGGTCCAAAACCCTCTCAAAGGCTGGCCAACCAAGATTCACTGATTGTCTCCGAGTTTCTGCCTGCCACCACAGCCCAACCACGTCTAGATCTTTCCGACTCTCAGCTGAGACAACTTCAATCCCCAGCATACGAGATACGCACCGTGGACTATGCGGCCGTCGAACTAAAACACTACAACCTGGACGAGTACAACGAGGCCAATCGCCTGCTGGATATCGAACCCAGTGGCAGCCAGGCCATCTACAAGTGCCAGTACTGTCCACTGGCTTACGCCTCGCCCCAGTATCTGAAAACTCATGTGCGCAACTCACACGTCTGCAAGTACTGCACCACCGCCTTTGCCAAGGTTCGCGATCTCAATGAGCACATCCGGCACAAGCATTCGCATCACCAGTGCGTCGTCTGCTCAAACAACTTTAGTACCAGCAGTAATCTGAGGGCTCATTTGAAGAAAATTCATGGAGTTCAGCTGCCCGCACAGGTGGCACTCTTGGATTAcaggccagccagccaggatCGGGATAATCCTCGCACCTAA
- the LOC122626143 gene encoding alpha-ketoglutarate-dependent dioxygenase alkB homolog 4 has product MNTIRPCGCKGVRTCLGCEQDFQIAKPSLQEQFQQLEAWSYCIQCDLLQPGWDTTKVQRDHEHHKKDEGLPLPGILVQEKFLSEKEGAQLIADLDDLPWDISQSGRRKQNFGPKTNFKKRKLRLGSFAGFPRTTEYVQRRFEEVPLLRGFQTIEQCSLEYEPSKGASIDPHVDDCWIWGERVVTVNCLGDSVLTLTPYEVQQPGKYNLDLVASYEDELLAPLLNVDQLASFEGKVLRIPMPNLSLIVLYGPARYQFEHSVLREDVQERRVCVAYREFTPMYINGEDIQKGDPVREKSQMFWQIN; this is encoded by the exons ATGAATACAATTCGTCCTTGCGGCTGCAAGGGTGTGCGCACGTGCTTAGGCTGCGAACAGGACTTTCAGATAGCGAAGCCCTCGCTGCAGGAGCAGTTCCAGCAGCTGGAAGCCTGGTCCTACTGCATCCAGTGCGATCTTCTGCAGCCCGGTTGGGATACCACTAAAGTCCAAAGAGATCATGAACATCACAAAAAGGATGAGGGTCTTCCACTGCCGGGCATCCTGGTGCAGGAGAAATTTCTCAGTGAGAAGGAGGGCGCCCAACTGATAGCCGACCTGGATGACCTGCCGTGGGACATCTCGCAGAGCGGCAGGCGGAAACAGAACTTCGGACCCAAGACTAACTTCAAGAAACGCAAACTGCGGTTGGGATCCTTTGCAGGATTCCCCAGGACAACGGAATACGTGCAGCGGCGCTTTGAAGAGGTTCCCCTGCTTCGTGGCTTTCAGACCATCGAACAGTGCTCCCTGGAGTACGAGCCCAGCAAGGGAGCCAGCATAGATCCGCACGTGGACGATTGCTGGATCTGGGGCGAGCGAGTAGTCACTGTCAACTGCCTCGGCGACTCCGTGCTCACTCTGACGCCTTACGAAGTCCAACAACCGGGCAAGTATAACTTGGACTTGGTTGCCAGCTACGAAGATGAACTGCTGGCGCCGCTGTTAAATGTGGACCAACTTGCCAGTTTCGAGGGAAAGGTGTTGCGCATCCCCATGCCAAA CCTCTCCCTGATAGTTTTGTATGGACCAGCGAGGTACCAGTTTGAGCATTCTGTACTCCGCGAGGATGTCCAAGAACGCCGCGTTTGCGTAGCCTACCGGGAGTTTACGCCCATGTACATCAATGGAGAAGATATCCAAAAGGGGGATCCTGTTCGAGAAAAATCCCAGatgttttggcaaataaacTAG